In Bacillus sp. KH172YL63, one genomic interval encodes:
- the folB gene encoding dihydroneopterin aldolase yields the protein MDKILLNEMEFYGYHGVFQEENKLGQRFRVSVALHLDLKKSGQSDQLEDSVNYAEIYTITKAVVEGEPKNLVEAVAEDIASAILDTFQVVQSCTITLIKPDPPIPGHYRSVAVEITRSR from the coding sequence ATGGATAAGATCCTATTGAACGAAATGGAATTTTACGGCTACCACGGTGTTTTTCAAGAAGAAAATAAGCTTGGGCAGCGGTTCCGGGTAAGTGTAGCGCTTCATCTGGATTTAAAGAAGTCCGGACAGAGTGATCAGCTTGAAGACTCGGTAAACTATGCGGAAATCTACACGATCACGAAAGCGGTCGTCGAAGGGGAGCCGAAGAATTTGGTCGAGGCAGTCGCCGAAGATATCGCTTCAGCCATATTAGACACATTTCAAGTCGTACAAAGCTGTACAATCACATTGATCAAACCTGATCCCCCTATCCCTGGTCACTACCGATCAGTGGCGGTGGAGATCACGAGGAGTCGATAA
- the lysS gene encoding lysine--tRNA ligase, with product MKHMSHEEINDQLRVRREKMESIRENGQDPFGKRYERTHSSAEIKSQFDAFSKEELEEKDISVTIAGRIMTKRGKGKAGFAHLQDLAGQVQIYVRKDAIGDEAYELFNTADLGDIVGITGTVFKTKVGELSVKAKEFHLLTKSLRPLPEKFHGLKDIEQRYRQRYLDLITSQESKETFIARSRIIQSMRRYLDNNGYLEVETPMLHAIAGGASARPFNTHHNALDMPLFMRIAIELHLKRLIVGGLEKVYEIGRVFRNEGVSTRHNPEFTMIELYEAYADYRDIMSLTENMVAHIAKEVFGSTTVQYGDNEINLEPEWTRLHMVDAVKEHTGVDFWKEMTDEEARALAKEHGIEIKDTMQYGHVVNEFFEQRVEDKLIQPTFIYGHPLEISPLAKKNDEDPRFTDRFELFIVGREHANAFTELNDPIDQRERFEAQLKEREQGNDEAHMMDNDFIEALEYGMPPTGGLGIGIDRLVMLLTNSPSIRDVLLFPLMRHRD from the coding sequence GTGAAACACATGAGTCACGAAGAAATCAATGACCAGCTTCGAGTCAGACGCGAAAAAATGGAATCCATCCGTGAAAATGGACAGGACCCGTTCGGTAAACGTTATGAGCGCACACACAGTTCGGCAGAGATTAAATCACAATTTGATGCTTTCTCTAAAGAAGAGCTGGAGGAGAAAGATATCAGTGTTACCATCGCAGGTCGTATCATGACAAAGCGTGGAAAAGGGAAGGCGGGATTTGCCCACCTTCAGGACTTAGCAGGACAAGTTCAAATCTATGTCCGTAAAGACGCGATCGGTGATGAAGCGTACGAACTGTTCAACACAGCGGACCTTGGAGACATCGTCGGGATTACAGGAACAGTATTCAAAACCAAAGTAGGGGAACTTTCCGTTAAAGCGAAGGAATTCCACCTGCTGACAAAATCCCTTCGTCCACTTCCGGAGAAATTCCATGGATTAAAAGACATCGAGCAGCGCTACCGTCAACGCTACCTGGATCTGATCACAAGCCAGGAAAGCAAGGAAACGTTCATCGCCCGCAGCCGTATCATCCAGTCTATGAGAAGATACCTGGACAACAACGGCTACCTGGAAGTCGAAACGCCAATGCTGCACGCAATCGCAGGTGGTGCATCTGCACGCCCGTTCAATACACATCATAACGCGCTGGATATGCCGTTATTCATGCGTATCGCGATTGAGCTTCATTTAAAGCGCCTGATCGTCGGTGGACTTGAGAAAGTCTACGAAATCGGTCGCGTATTCCGTAACGAAGGTGTGTCTACACGACATAACCCTGAGTTCACCATGATCGAACTTTACGAAGCGTATGCAGACTATCGTGACATCATGTCCCTTACTGAAAACATGGTCGCTCATATCGCCAAAGAGGTATTCGGTTCAACAACCGTTCAATATGGCGACAATGAAATTAACCTTGAGCCGGAGTGGACACGTCTTCACATGGTAGATGCGGTAAAAGAGCACACAGGCGTCGACTTCTGGAAAGAAATGACCGACGAAGAAGCCCGTGCCCTTGCTAAAGAACACGGCATCGAAATCAAGGACACAATGCAATACGGCCACGTGGTGAATGAATTCTTCGAACAAAGAGTAGAAGATAAGCTGATCCAGCCAACATTCATCTACGGACACCCGTTGGAAATCTCACCACTTGCGAAGAAGAACGATGAAGACCCGCGCTTCACCGACCGCTTCGAGCTGTTCATCGTAGGTCGTGAGCACGCGAACGCCTTCACTGAGCTTAATGATCCAATCGATCAAAGAGAACGCTTTGAAGCACAGCTGAAAGAACGTGAGCAAGGAAACGACGAAGCCCACATGATGGACAATGACTTCATCGAGGCGCTTGAGTACGGTATGCCGCCAACAGGTGGACTTGGAATCGGAATCGACAGACTTGTCATGCTGTTAACGAACTCTCCGTCCATCCGTGACGTTTTACTATTCCCGTTGATGCGTCATCGTGACTAA
- a CDS encoding helix-turn-helix domain-containing protein, whose protein sequence is METDKWGRRIRAFRKLKGYTQEGLAKELSISVSVLGEVERGSRIPKEEFLENVAKVLNIPLQELMPSDEEERGE, encoded by the coding sequence ATGGAAACAGATAAATGGGGAAGACGCATTCGTGCATTCAGAAAGCTAAAAGGGTATACACAGGAAGGGCTGGCCAAGGAACTTTCCATCTCCGTCTCGGTCCTCGGAGAAGTGGAAAGGGGAAGCCGTATCCCGAAAGAAGAGTTTTTAGAAAATGTTGCTAAAGTACTCAACATCCCTTTGCAGGAACTTATGCCTTCGGATGAGGAAGAACGGGGAGAATAA
- the folK gene encoding 2-amino-4-hydroxy-6-hydroxymethyldihydropteridine diphosphokinase has translation MSIAYLSLGSNMGDRAGYLQKALNILGSHGKIEVTKRSSLYETDPVGFTEQDKFLNMVIEIRTSLSPETLLHQCLQVEYDLGREREFKWGPRIIDLDILLYDQTCIETDDLLIPHPRMQERAFVLIPLLEVAPHIEHPSLNAPFVEFLDEIPDKEGVRLWKQINGEDAFVHSES, from the coding sequence ATGAGCATTGCCTATCTTTCACTCGGTTCCAATATGGGGGACCGGGCAGGTTATTTACAAAAAGCCCTAAATATTCTCGGTAGTCATGGTAAGATAGAAGTAACAAAACGGTCATCGCTGTATGAAACAGATCCTGTAGGATTTACAGAACAAGATAAGTTTTTGAATATGGTCATTGAAATTCGTACCAGTCTCAGTCCAGAAACTCTATTACATCAGTGCTTGCAGGTGGAATATGACCTTGGAAGGGAAAGGGAGTTCAAGTGGGGGCCCCGCATCATCGACCTTGACATTCTACTTTATGATCAGACATGCATTGAAACCGACGACCTTCTCATTCCCCACCCAAGGATGCAAGAAAGAGCATTCGTACTCATTCCGTTATTAGAGGTTGCTCCACATATTGAGCACCCGTCTCTTAATGCCCCGTTCGTTGAATTTCTGGACGAAATACCTGACAAAGAAGGAGTTCGGTTATGGAAACAGATAAATGGGGAAGACGCATTCGTGCATTCAGAAAGCTAA